The following proteins come from a genomic window of Pirellula staleyi DSM 6068:
- a CDS encoding cysteine desulfurase family protein, which yields MATQPLIYLDNHATTRCDDRVVAAMLPYFTELYGNPGSVSHPAGHLALDAVNQSRELIAQLLGADPKEIIFTSGATESNNLAIRGLATRPRRRGNHIVSVATEHKAVLDPLKRLAREGFEVTLLPVSQQPSAEAGIIDLQQLKNVLRDDTLLVSVMLANNEIGVLQPIREIATICHERGIPLHCDATQAVGKIPVDLRQLDVDLLSFSGHKMHGPKGIGALYIKRSEGRLRLSSLVDGGGQEQGLRSGTLNVPGIVGLAAALTLCVQELPAEMIRLATLRAQLFALLQHEVPDLLLSGPALPDDPAQPLAGKVGRLPGNLNVAFPHVDGEALMMSMGHIAVSSGSACTSASPEPSHVLRAVGLSEDLTRASLRFGLGRFTTENEIALAAQAVGQNVRKLRSLRDA from the coding sequence ATGGCGACGCAACCTCTGATCTACCTCGATAACCATGCCACCACTCGCTGCGACGATCGCGTTGTCGCGGCGATGCTGCCGTACTTTACCGAACTCTATGGCAATCCCGGTTCGGTGAGTCATCCCGCAGGCCATCTGGCCCTCGATGCGGTGAATCAGTCGCGCGAATTGATCGCCCAGCTGCTCGGCGCCGATCCGAAGGAAATCATCTTCACCAGCGGCGCGACCGAGAGTAACAATCTGGCGATTCGTGGGCTCGCGACCCGTCCGCGTCGACGGGGCAATCACATCGTGAGCGTAGCGACCGAGCATAAGGCTGTGCTCGATCCGCTGAAGCGACTCGCTCGCGAAGGTTTTGAAGTGACGCTGCTCCCCGTCTCGCAGCAGCCTTCAGCGGAAGCTGGCATCATCGATCTGCAGCAGCTGAAAAACGTGCTCCGCGACGACACGCTGCTGGTGAGCGTGATGCTCGCCAATAACGAGATCGGTGTGCTCCAGCCGATTCGCGAAATCGCAACGATTTGTCATGAACGAGGAATTCCGCTCCACTGCGATGCCACGCAGGCCGTGGGGAAGATTCCCGTCGATCTTCGGCAACTCGACGTCGATTTGCTCAGCTTCAGCGGCCACAAAATGCACGGTCCCAAGGGGATCGGCGCTCTCTACATCAAAAGGAGCGAAGGTCGGCTGCGACTATCGTCCCTCGTCGATGGTGGCGGGCAAGAGCAGGGGCTCCGTAGCGGAACGCTCAACGTCCCTGGCATTGTGGGGCTTGCCGCTGCTCTAACTCTATGTGTGCAAGAACTCCCTGCCGAAATGATTCGCCTTGCCACGCTGCGGGCTCAGCTCTTCGCGCTGCTGCAGCACGAAGTACCCGATTTGCTCCTCAGCGGACCGGCGCTTCCGGACGACCCTGCGCAGCCTCTGGCCGGGAAGGTTGGTCGTTTGCCCGGTAATTTGAACGTCGCATTTCCCCATGTCGATGGCGAAGCCTTGATGATGAGCATGGGGCACATCGCCGTCTCCAGCGGCAGCGCTTGTACCAGTGCAAGTCCCGAACCGAGCCACGTTTTACGAGCGGTAGGGCTTTCTGAAGATCTCACGCGAGCCAGTTTGCGCTTCGGTCTCGGCCGTTTCACCACCGAGAACGAAATTGCCCTCGCCGCCCAAGCTGTGGGACAAAACGTTCGTAAACTCCGCTCGCTGCGAGATGCGTAA
- a CDS encoding iron-sulfur cluster assembly accessory protein, giving the protein MTIQMTESAAKEVLKYKENVQAEGETFLRVKIVAGGCSGHTPSLTLDKNFDEMKDSKYNYFGVDLVVDKKSELYLDDATVNFINGLEHSGFHIDIPSAKKSCGCGSSYQF; this is encoded by the coding sequence ATGACGATCCAGATGACTGAATCCGCCGCCAAAGAAGTCCTGAAGTACAAAGAAAACGTGCAAGCTGAAGGCGAGACGTTTCTCCGCGTGAAGATCGTTGCTGGCGGTTGCAGCGGTCACACTCCATCGCTCACACTCGACAAGAATTTCGACGAGATGAAGGACTCGAAGTACAACTACTTCGGTGTCGATCTCGTGGTCGACAAGAAGAGCGAACTGTACCTCGACGACGCCACGGTGAACTTCATCAACGGCCTCGAGCACAGTGGATTTCACATCGACATCCCCTCGGCCAAAAAGTCCTGCGGCTGCGGCAGCTCCTACCAGTTCTAA
- a CDS encoding matrixin family metalloprotease, which translates to MAIDFKNLATLVLKDVVDSGLAEKFRPKLADLERGLKRLSDDKILLPEDVQGKKGKTLLIAVRKAVELAQKTAGGSLTVDSLFGMQTLSWLEFGTRCLGRALKEWENDPVYRQENSIPSNVKFGKLEIRYFIEKLPLVQTSDPRKLLEQAWQSWMDVCGLTATETDDFDRCNVVITTQQIDGISNILADAHIGPPERVRLQLRFDQDEVFDEFRFEATACHEIGHLLGLGHSTQPGNLMNSSLGQLKKPGPEDAMLAAQEWGARPTPAEILPTPVVPRVVR; encoded by the coding sequence ATGGCAATCGACTTTAAGAACCTCGCGACATTGGTGCTGAAAGATGTCGTCGATAGCGGCCTTGCTGAAAAGTTTCGGCCTAAACTGGCCGATCTGGAGCGTGGCCTGAAGCGTCTCTCCGACGACAAAATCCTTCTTCCGGAAGATGTTCAGGGCAAAAAAGGGAAGACCCTTTTGATTGCCGTTCGCAAGGCAGTTGAACTGGCTCAGAAGACAGCCGGTGGAAGCCTGACCGTCGACTCACTCTTCGGTATGCAAACACTTAGTTGGCTCGAGTTTGGAACGCGCTGCCTCGGACGAGCCCTCAAGGAATGGGAAAACGACCCGGTCTACCGCCAAGAGAATTCCATTCCCTCGAACGTTAAATTTGGCAAATTAGAGATCCGCTATTTCATCGAAAAACTGCCGCTAGTCCAAACCAGCGACCCTCGGAAACTACTCGAACAAGCGTGGCAATCGTGGATGGATGTCTGCGGTCTCACAGCGACTGAGACCGATGATTTCGATCGCTGCAACGTGGTGATCACGACCCAACAGATCGACGGCATCTCGAACATTCTTGCCGACGCACATATCGGCCCTCCCGAACGCGTGAGACTGCAGCTTCGCTTCGATCAAGACGAAGTGTTTGACGAGTTTCGCTTCGAAGCAACCGCTTGCCATGAGATTGGGCATCTCTTAGGTCTTGGACATTCGACGCAACCTGGCAACCTAATGAACTCCTCCTTGGGACAGCTCAAAAAACCAGGTCCGGAAGACGCCATGCTGGCCGCCCAAGAATGGGGAGCTCGTCCCACACCAGCCGAAATCCTGCCAACTCCGGTTGTCCCCCGAGTTGTCCGCTAA
- a CDS encoding phosphoglycerate dehydrogenase, with amino-acid sequence MPRVLVTPTLIRNVPGRYCDILLSAGFEVVYPEDRDDTMDRPTLARCLQGIDAMLASTEKMDREFLKTTNLRVIARLGVGYDSIDIPGATELGIAVTITPGTLEESVAEHTIAMLLGVSRGIVERDREVRSTVWSRAPMPRMAGRTFGIVGLGRIGRAVVPRVKGLGMRVMAADPYADPEFVRKHNIELVPLETLLETADVVSLHSPSNADTADIINERTLSRMKRGAIFINTSRGALVDENALANALLSGHLMGAALDVFKVEPLPADSPLIKCPTALLCTHMGGLDHESVEAATNLAAQCITDLYENRWPEECIVNRDLRGKFQW; translated from the coding sequence ATGCCGCGCGTGCTCGTTACCCCGACCCTCATTCGCAACGTTCCTGGTCGCTACTGCGACATCCTTCTCTCGGCCGGTTTCGAAGTGGTCTATCCCGAAGATCGCGACGACACGATGGATCGCCCGACGCTTGCCCGCTGCTTGCAGGGAATCGATGCCATGCTCGCCAGCACCGAGAAAATGGACCGCGAGTTTCTCAAGACGACGAACTTGCGCGTGATCGCTCGGCTGGGAGTCGGTTACGACAGCATCGATATTCCTGGGGCAACGGAGCTGGGTATCGCGGTGACGATCACCCCCGGTACGCTGGAAGAATCGGTCGCCGAACACACGATTGCGATGCTGCTGGGAGTTTCGCGCGGCATTGTCGAGCGCGATCGCGAAGTTCGCTCGACCGTGTGGTCGCGGGCTCCGATGCCCCGCATGGCTGGCCGAACCTTTGGCATTGTGGGGCTAGGACGAATTGGCCGGGCCGTAGTGCCGCGCGTGAAGGGACTCGGCATGCGAGTGATGGCGGCCGATCCCTACGCAGATCCGGAGTTTGTGCGGAAGCACAATATCGAGCTAGTGCCGCTCGAAACGCTGCTGGAAACCGCCGACGTGGTGAGCCTGCATTCACCCAGTAACGCCGACACAGCCGACATCATCAACGAGCGCACATTGTCGCGCATGAAGCGGGGCGCGATCTTCATCAACACCTCGCGCGGTGCCTTGGTCGACGAAAATGCTCTCGCCAATGCCCTGCTGAGTGGTCATTTAATGGGTGCCGCGCTCGACGTCTTCAAGGTCGAGCCCCTACCGGCTGACAGCCCGCTGATAAAGTGCCCCACCGCCCTGCTCTGCACGCACATGGGAGGCCTCGATCACGAATCGGTCGAAGCCGCCACCAATCTCGCCGCCCAGTGCATCACCGATCTCTACGAGAACCGCTGGCCCGAGGAATGCATCGTCAACCGCGACCTCCGCGGCAAATTCCAGTGGTAA